In Acidisarcina polymorpha, the DNA window AAGGCGGCCACATTTCCACTGCCGCACGGGAGCTTGTTTGACCCCCCTCCGAAAGGCACTTAACATAAACAAGAGGCCGTTCAACGCCGCGCGTTTATTCGCCGCCGGATCCAATCGAACGCAGGATCCATGGAAGTTGGGCGGGCGCCTCTGGAAGGCACAAGTTGAGCTCAACCGAAACTCTCGAAACCACTCCCAATTCCGAAATCACTCCTGCAATCGATGGAGCAGGGTCCCCTGATCCGCAGGCCGCTCACGACCACGAAGGTCACGACCATGCGGAACACGACCATCACCATCCGACGCCCTCGCTGAACCCGGAGTGCACCCGCGAGGTATCCGTCGATATTTCCGCCGAGGAAGTCTCGAAGCATTTCCGAAAGATTACGAAGCGTTATCAGAAGATGGCCCGCATTCCCGGGTTTCGCGCCGGAAAGGTGCCGGATTCGTTGATCCGCACTCGCTTTGCCGAGCAGATCCGTCAAGATGTAGTCGAAGAGATCTTGCCCGGGTACTTCCGTAGCACGATCGACGAGCAGCACTTGAAGCCCGTGTCGCAGCCTCAAGTGACAGATATTCATCTCGCCGAGGGAGAGCCGCTGAAGTTCAAGGCGATCTTTGAAGTTCTTCCCGAGTTTTCGATCGACGGCTATAAGGATGTCACCGTTGCCAAGCCGGAGGTCGAACTCTCCGAAGCCGAATACGATGCCGAACTGAAGCGCGTTCTCGATTCCCGTTCCACGATGGAGCCAGTTACCGAAGAGCGTGCGCTCGCCGATGGCGATTGGGCGGAGATTGACTTCCACGGGGAATCGGCAGCCCAAGAAGATGGATCGGAAGCCGGTGCGGACGCCATTCCTCTGACTGACCCGGTGGAAGGAAAGGGCGTCCTCGTCGAGGTTGC includes these proteins:
- the tig gene encoding trigger factor, giving the protein MSSTETLETTPNSEITPAIDGAGSPDPQAAHDHEGHDHAEHDHHHPTPSLNPECTREVSVDISAEEVSKHFRKITKRYQKMARIPGFRAGKVPDSLIRTRFAEQIRQDVVEEILPGYFRSTIDEQHLKPVSQPQVTDIHLAEGEPLKFKAIFEVLPEFSIDGYKDVTVAKPEVELSEAEYDAELKRVLDSRSTMEPVTEERALADGDWAEIDFHGESAAQEDGSEAGADAIPLTDPVEGKGVLVEVAGPNTLPAFNEALRGAKTGQELKFEVAYPEDFGERRLAGKTISYQIEVKGIKKKILPELNDDFAKELGEFDTIDAFTATLREQASAEKKRQLENAAKDALVQALVERFQFAVPESLVQQQVDARLDRGLRALASQGMKPEDMRKLDFERLRVAQRESALAEVKGSILLDKIAEAEHTEVTDEEVEEQLQLISIQSREPLEALRTRLTEDGSLARIREQLRREKTRASLYERIGS